The following are encoded together in the Bacteroidales bacterium MB20-C3-3 genome:
- the glmS gene encoding methylaspartate mutase subunit S: MNKKTIVTGVIGADVHAVGNKILAFALEQAGYNVVNLGVMVSQEEYIEAALETNADAILVSSLYGHGEIDCNGLREKCNEAGLKNIPLLAGGNLVVGKQDFAEVEKRFMEMGFTKVYPPGTQPETTLEDLKLMLG, encoded by the coding sequence ATGAATAAAAAAACTATTGTAACCGGGGTTATTGGAGCGGATGTTCACGCAGTGGGCAATAAAATTCTTGCCTTTGCACTTGAGCAGGCCGGATATAATGTTGTAAACCTGGGTGTGATGGTATCTCAGGAGGAGTACATTGAGGCTGCTCTTGAAACAAATGCTGACGCAATTCTTGTTTCATCTCTATACGGACACGGAGAGATAGACTGTAATGGTTTAAGGGAGAAGTGCAATGAGGCAGGCCTTAAAAACATCCCTTTACTGGCAGGCGGAAACCTTGTTGTTGGGAAACAGGATTTTGCAGAGGTAGAGAAGAGGTTTATGGAGATGGGATTCACAAAGGTGTATCCTCCGGGAACTCAGCCGGAAACAACACTTGAAGATTTAAAATTAATGCTGGGATAG
- a CDS encoding MarC family protein has product MDLSFNLIINCFIAMIALVNPFQKVFVVTSLQKQFDIKSTRFISVKATITALLILLIFLFSGQAILHDVFRIEIYAFQVTCGVVLFYNGLNGLQKGTFINIEKQLSLREISAVPIALPMIAGPATITAAVTFPADYGHISTIIAIVLSLGINLIFMIYAAQIGRFLERFNLLNPLVRIFGLIVATIGIQMVLNGLRGFIG; this is encoded by the coding sequence ATGGATCTCTCTTTCAACTTAATAATCAACTGTTTTATTGCAATGATAGCTCTTGTAAATCCTTTTCAAAAGGTATTTGTAGTTACATCTCTGCAAAAACAGTTTGATATCAAATCCACAAGATTTATATCTGTAAAAGCAACCATCACTGCTCTTTTAATCCTTTTAATTTTTCTCTTTTCAGGCCAGGCAATTCTCCATGATGTTTTCAGAATTGAGATTTACGCATTCCAGGTAACTTGTGGCGTCGTTCTTTTTTATAATGGACTGAACGGACTACAAAAAGGGACATTTATAAATATTGAAAAACAACTTAGTCTTAGAGAGATATCCGCAGTTCCAATTGCACTTCCTATGATAGCAGGTCCCGCTACCATCACAGCAGCAGTAACTTTCCCCGCAGATTATGGTCACATCTCAACAATAATAGCTATTGTCCTCTCTTTAGGAATAAACCTGATCTTTATGATATACGCTGCACAAATCGGGAGATTTCTTGAAAGGTTCAATCTCTTAAATCCGCTTGTCAGGATATTTGGCCTTATTGTTGCAACCATTGGGATTCAAATGGTCCTCAATGGTCTCAGAGGATTTATAGGTTAA
- a CDS encoding mechanosensitive ion channel family protein — MSEQITKWLENFLPWLLSHGINILIVAVGAFFLNKVLGRIISRSVRIAVTSNSQVSPEAEKKREDTLVRIFKGIIRVLLIFIAVLMIMSEIGIKIAPILAGAGIAGIAIGFGGQYLIRDIITGLFIIIENQFRVGDVVSINDKAGTVEDITLRMTTLRDLDGTVHHIPNGEITIVSNMSKFFSRVNINIGISYSSSIDKAIEIINKVGEEMANELEWKEHIISAPRFLRLDSLSDSSVDLKILGDTKPSMQWAVSGELRKRLKTAFDKEGIDIPFPQIVIHQQK, encoded by the coding sequence ATGAGTGAACAGATAACTAAGTGGCTTGAAAACTTTTTACCCTGGCTCTTATCACATGGCATAAACATATTGATTGTTGCTGTGGGTGCGTTTTTTCTTAATAAAGTATTAGGGAGAATAATTAGCAGAAGTGTTAGAATTGCGGTGACCTCAAATAGTCAGGTTTCACCAGAAGCTGAGAAAAAAAGAGAGGATACTCTGGTAAGAATCTTTAAAGGCATCATTAGAGTATTACTGATTTTCATTGCTGTACTTATGATTATGTCTGAAATTGGAATTAAGATAGCCCCAATTTTGGCCGGAGCCGGGATAGCCGGTATCGCAATTGGATTTGGAGGACAGTATTTGATCAGAGATATAATTACAGGACTCTTTATAATTATTGAAAACCAATTCAGGGTTGGAGATGTGGTGAGTATTAACGACAAAGCGGGCACAGTTGAAGACATAACCCTAAGGATGACCACATTAAGAGACCTGGATGGCACAGTACATCATATACCAAATGGGGAAATTACAATTGTCTCAAATATGTCAAAGTTTTTCTCTCGAGTTAATATTAATATTGGAATCTCCTATAGTTCTAGCATTGATAAAGCTATCGAGATTATTAATAAAGTTGGTGAAGAGATGGCAAATGAACTGGAATGGAAAGAGCATATAATATCTGCACCAAGATTTTTAAGACTTGATAGTCTTTCAGATTCTTCAGTGGACCTTAAAATACTTGGAGATACTAAACCTAGTATGCAGTGGGCTGTTTCAGGGGAGCTGCGAAAAAGGTTAAAAACAGCTTTTGACAAAGAGGGTATTGATATACCATTCCCTCAGATTGTAATTCATCAGCAAAAATAA
- the glmL gene encoding methylaspartate mutase accessory protein GlmL: MIYLTADIGSTYTKLVAIDTLSGSIIGTACAFTTIETDVREGFYAALNKLESSAGKLAYDQLLCCSSAAGGLKMVALGLVPELTAKAARLAASSAGAKVVKTYSFEISKAEQLEIENISPDLVLLCGGTDGGNKEVITANAKRLCDIQGNFAIVIAGNKSASHELQEIFENSGKEFVITENVMPEFNKLNIEPARKRIEELFISRIIDAKGLSSLQKMCSHEIIPTPLAVMRACELLSKGADEESGIGDLLAVDLGGATTDIYSMSDGHPSLDNMLSKGLPEPYAKRSVEGDLGMRYSLSSLKDVTDVKIISAYADVSKEEAESWISRCLSNPDIVAEPGTPQQRVEEAVARIAVEVATERHSGIVESVYTPLGQMFALTGKDLSEVPAVIGIGGAIINSQNPTSILEGARYNTQRYMYAKPRNPRYMVDAKYIFASMGLLSNANKSLALRIIKKELKNI, translated from the coding sequence ATGATCTACCTCACTGCAGATATTGGCAGCACATACACTAAACTAGTCGCGATTGACACATTGAGCGGCAGTATTATCGGAACGGCGTGCGCCTTCACTACCATTGAAACCGATGTTAGGGAGGGTTTCTACGCCGCTCTTAATAAACTGGAGAGCTCTGCCGGTAAATTGGCATACGACCAGTTACTCTGCTGCAGCAGTGCTGCCGGTGGGTTAAAGATGGTTGCGCTTGGGCTTGTTCCGGAATTGACTGCAAAAGCAGCCAGATTAGCAGCATCCAGTGCCGGAGCCAAAGTTGTAAAAACATACTCATTTGAAATTTCCAAAGCCGAGCAGCTGGAAATTGAGAACATTTCTCCTGATCTTGTCTTGCTTTGCGGAGGAACAGATGGCGGGAATAAAGAGGTTATAACTGCCAATGCCAAGAGGTTGTGTGACATTCAGGGTAATTTTGCAATTGTTATAGCCGGTAACAAAAGTGCCTCTCATGAATTACAGGAGATTTTTGAAAATTCCGGAAAGGAGTTTGTCATTACAGAGAATGTGATGCCGGAGTTCAATAAACTTAATATTGAACCTGCCAGAAAAAGGATAGAGGAGCTCTTTATAAGCAGAATTATTGATGCAAAAGGTCTCTCTTCCCTGCAAAAGATGTGCAGCCATGAGATTATACCCACACCGCTAGCTGTAATGAGGGCGTGTGAGCTTCTGAGCAAAGGTGCTGATGAAGAGTCCGGAATAGGAGATTTGCTGGCAGTTGATCTTGGAGGAGCAACAACAGATATATATTCTATGAGTGATGGACATCCATCTCTGGATAACATGCTCTCCAAAGGGCTGCCCGAGCCATACGCAAAAAGGAGTGTTGAGGGAGACCTTGGCATGAGATACAGTTTAAGCTCACTTAAAGATGTTACTGATGTGAAGATTATCTCTGCTTATGCCGATGTTTCAAAAGAGGAGGCAGAGAGCTGGATATCCAGATGTTTGTCTAATCCGGATATAGTTGCAGAACCCGGCACACCTCAGCAGAGGGTGGAGGAGGCAGTTGCAAGAATTGCTGTGGAGGTAGCAACAGAGAGACATTCAGGGATTGTCGAGAGTGTTTATACCCCTCTTGGACAGATGTTTGCCCTTACCGGAAAGGATTTGTCTGAGGTGCCTGCTGTAATTGGAATAGGTGGAGCAATAATTAACAGTCAGAATCCTACCTCAATTCTTGAAGGTGCCAGGTATAACACCCAAAGATATATGTATGCAAAGCCAAGAAACCCCAGATACATGGTTGATGCTAAATATATATTTGCATCAATGGGGCTGCTGAGTAATGCAAATAAGTCCCTTGCCCTTAGAATAATAAAGAAAGAGTTAAAAAATATATAA
- a CDS encoding DUF4139 domain-containing protein translates to MKKKLIIIITMTTMFLSADIFSQTEMGVTKSVNSKITEITLFSNSSEITRESSAEISKGVTTLKFSKLSGNIVKNSIQFIADNNLTILSVSLRDNFLTGSESSEDLMRLEKRLSETEEKITAEKTSISVINEDLDFLRANRQISGGNSSLTITSLQQLSEFYSGKIASLKQKELLKTKALNELISIKDSIQRQIGIMKSGEIKAAGEIIVKVSSPKSALYKLKLSYLTENASWRPVYDIRSESTDKPVKLNYKAIVSQRTGENWENVTLRLSSSNPRSSGVLPILEPYYIRYPQFRSMNDALMLEEVIVASGAKKEMVAPPVAYSHSVINEKQTSIEFEAVNKYTINSDGESYTVDLGSYEMPAIYNYYAVPKLDKDAFLVARIPDREKYTLLSGEASIFFEGRFVGTTFIDTENYSDTLELSFGRDPGISVIREQTTDFTSKRFIGTKREDESGWKIVVRNNKNVAIDIEIKDQLPLSSNEEIEVNAQNISGGNLDPLTGEIRWRFSLLPAANKQIDLNYIIKYPKNKTIVK, encoded by the coding sequence ATGAAAAAGAAGCTAATTATAATCATTACCATGACCACTATGTTTCTCTCTGCAGATATTTTTTCACAGACAGAAATGGGTGTCACAAAATCTGTAAATTCAAAGATTACCGAAATTACTCTATTCAGCAACAGCTCTGAAATTACCAGAGAGTCAAGTGCTGAAATATCAAAGGGAGTAACCACACTAAAGTTCTCAAAACTATCAGGAAATATTGTTAAAAACAGTATCCAATTTATAGCAGATAACAATCTCACAATTCTCTCCGTGAGCCTTAGAGACAATTTCCTCACAGGGTCAGAGAGTAGTGAAGATTTGATGAGACTTGAGAAAAGACTCTCAGAAACTGAAGAAAAAATTACAGCAGAGAAAACATCTATCTCTGTTATAAATGAAGACCTGGATTTTCTAAGGGCAAACAGACAGATCTCAGGTGGAAATTCCTCATTAACCATAACCTCTCTTCAGCAGCTATCTGAGTTTTACAGTGGCAAGATAGCCTCTCTTAAACAGAAGGAGCTATTAAAAACAAAGGCCCTTAATGAATTGATCAGCATTAAAGACTCAATACAGAGACAAATTGGTATAATGAAAAGCGGAGAGATCAAGGCAGCAGGAGAAATTATTGTAAAGGTTAGTTCACCAAAATCAGCTTTATATAAGTTAAAACTATCATATCTGACCGAGAACGCAAGCTGGAGACCGGTATATGATATCCGTTCTGAAAGCACAGACAAACCTGTAAAGCTTAACTATAAAGCTATTGTATCTCAGAGAACAGGAGAAAACTGGGAGAATGTAACACTTAGATTATCTTCATCAAATCCAAGATCTTCAGGCGTGCTCCCTATCTTAGAACCATACTACATAAGGTATCCTCAATTCAGAAGCATGAATGACGCTTTAATGCTTGAAGAGGTCATTGTAGCCTCAGGAGCCAAAAAAGAGATGGTTGCTCCTCCTGTTGCATACTCCCATTCTGTTATAAATGAAAAACAAACATCAATTGAGTTTGAAGCGGTTAACAAATATACAATCAACTCAGATGGGGAGAGTTACACTGTAGACCTTGGCAGCTATGAGATGCCTGCAATTTACAACTACTATGCTGTTCCCAAACTTGACAAAGATGCATTCCTGGTTGCAAGAATTCCAGATCGTGAAAAATACACTCTGTTAAGTGGTGAGGCAAGTATATTTTTTGAAGGCAGATTTGTGGGAACTACATTTATTGACACAGAGAACTATTCAGATACCCTGGAGTTGTCATTTGGAAGAGATCCCGGCATCTCTGTTATAAGAGAACAGACAACTGACTTTACATCAAAGAGATTTATCGGGACCAAAAGAGAGGATGAATCAGGCTGGAAAATTGTTGTAAGGAACAATAAGAATGTAGCAATTGATATTGAAATTAAAGATCAGCTTCCGCTCTCATCAAACGAAGAGATAGAGGTGAATGCGCAAAATATATCCGGAGGAAATCTTGACCCTCTTACCGGAGAGATTCGATGGAGATTCTCTCTTCTGCCTGCAGCAAACAAACAGATAGATTTGAATTACATAATTAAATATCCAAAAAACAAAACAATAGTTAAATAA